The Anaerolineae bacterium genome segment GGGAAAGCGATGTCTCGAGCCCTATTATTCCGTTTGCCGCAATATCGAATTCAACACCTTTTTCAATTGAGGAATGGGGAGCATGATCTGTGGCTATAACGTCAATGGTTCCATCGGACAGTCCTTCAAGCACCGCTTCCCTGTCCCTGTCCGAACGCAGGGGAGGATTCATCTTTGCGTTTGTGTTATAATCTTCGGCAGCATCCTCTGTCAGGGTAAAATAGTGCGGCGCTGTTTCCGCAGTTACACAAACACCCCTGTTTTTTGCATTCCTTATCGCACGCACAGATTCAATTGTGCTCACATGGGCAATATGAAGAGGAGCCTCTGTTAATTCACAAAGCGCTATATCCCGCATGACCATAATGCTTTCAACGGCATTTGGTATTCCGCTGAGCCCCATTCGTGTCGCAACCGCCCCTTCATTCATAACCCCGTTTACAGCGAGATCAAGAACTTCGCAGTGGGATATTACAAGAAGACCGAATCCTTTTGCATACTCCATGGCCCTGCGCATCAGCCGGCTGTCCGTTACAGGGTTGCCGTCATCAGAAACAGCGATAGCTCCCGCATCCTTCAAATCCCCATATTCGCAAAGGCCTTTCCCTTGAAGCCCGGGGCTTATCGCAGCAACAGGGTAAACACGAACCGTGTCCGCAAGACCAGCCTTTTTTAATATATATTCCGTAACCTGAGTGTTGTCGTTTACAGGGTTTGTGTTCGGCATTGTACAGACCGCCGTAAACCCGCCAAAGGCCGCAGCCATGCAGCCTGTTTCTATGGTTTCTTTATATTCATGCCCTGGCTCACGAAAATGTACATGCATATCAATCAGCCCAGGCGTCACTATTTTGCCTGAAGCATCAATGACTTTGAGTTTTGAGTTTTGAGTTTTGAGTTTTGAGTTTTGAGTTTTGAGTTCGACTATTTTCCCATCTTCAATCAGAATATCCATGATGCCGTCTAAATTGCCGGGATCAATTACTCTTCCACCCTTAATCAGCATCAACATTGCGCGCACCTCCTGCAGTCAGATATAAAAGCGCCATACGAACCGCAACGCCGTTTGTTACCTGATCAATAATTACCGAGTATGGTCCATCCGCGACCTCCGGCGCTATTTCAACGCCCCGATTAACCGGCCCGGGATGCATGATCAGCACATCCTTTTTAGCGCCTTTCATTCTTTCCATTGTCAACCCATACACCCTTGCATACTCACGTTCAGTCGAAAACAAGAAGCCTTTTTGCCGCTCCTTTTGTATCCTGAGCATCATTATGATATCAGCATTACAAACAGCATCATTCACATTATATGTAACGGAAGCTCCAAGGGTTTCGACCCCTTTGGGGATCATGGTCGGAGGGCCGGCAAGCACGACGTCGGCGCCCATTTTTGC includes the following:
- a CDS encoding dihydroorotase produces the protein MLMLIKGGRVIDPGNLDGIMDILIEDGKIVELKTQNSKLKTQNSKLKVIDASGKIVTPGLIDMHVHFREPGHEYKETIETGCMAAAFGGFTAVCTMPNTNPVNDNTQVTEYILKKAGLADTVRVYPVAAISPGLQGKGLCEYGDLKDAGAIAVSDDGNPVTDSRLMRRAMEYAKGFGLLVISHCEVLDLAVNGVMNEGAVATRMGLSGIPNAVESIMVMRDIALCELTEAPLHIAHVSTIESVRAIRNAKNRGVCVTAETAPHYFTLTEDAAEDYNTNAKMNPPLRSDRDREAVLEGLSDGTIDVIATDHAPHSSIEKGVEFDIAANGIIGLETSLSLGLKLVEKGVITIVDLIAKMSTNPARILGLDHGIKKGKPADITIIDPDITYKVDAGGFQSLSRNTPFDGWNMKGKAVLTMVGGKVVFGR